A portion of the Candidatus Poseidoniia archaeon genome contains these proteins:
- the nrfD gene encoding polysulfide reductase NrfD translates to MTNYGFVIDNRSCIGCHACTVACKSEHDVPIGVNRTHVKYIEKGTFPNSSREFSVHRCNHCEDAPCTTLCPTTALFTRDDGIVDFDDARCIGCKSCMQACPYDALYIDPNQGTAAKCNYCVHRLENSYEPACVIVCPTEAIISGDLDDPGSRIAQLVAIHETTVRKPDSGAKPNVFYIDASEEMLDPTATARTGTGMWSEQVAGVGHFAKYAEQRLEAADNNSLLIQLALEKKASEAPPRDRAIICDVAAKLADESPQAKRAYDAPSKGVLWGWEVSAYIWTKAIASGTYLVATLLWLGDYLEMETQLWWLVVGTGLAFLGITGALLVLDLDRPDRFLYIMLRPNWSSWLVRGAYLLASFGGILAATTAVLFFELDESLLRWLAYAGIPLSALTAVYTAWLFQQAKGRSWSRDAALPAKFMLETIVIGSATLLILTSPAPLYILAALAVLAAALLHGRKVVQEPQLESLI, encoded by the coding sequence ATGACCAACTACGGCTTCGTCATCGACAACCGGTCCTGCATCGGCTGCCACGCCTGCACGGTCGCCTGCAAGTCGGAGCACGATGTCCCCATCGGGGTGAACCGTACCCACGTCAAGTACATCGAGAAAGGGACCTTCCCAAACAGCAGCCGCGAATTCAGCGTCCACCGCTGCAACCATTGCGAGGACGCGCCCTGCACCACCCTCTGCCCCACCACCGCACTCTTCACCCGCGATGACGGCATCGTCGATTTCGACGATGCCCGCTGCATCGGCTGCAAGTCCTGCATGCAGGCGTGCCCCTACGACGCGCTCTACATAGACCCCAATCAGGGCACCGCGGCGAAGTGCAACTACTGCGTCCACCGGCTCGAGAATTCCTACGAGCCAGCCTGCGTTATCGTCTGCCCCACCGAGGCCATCATCTCGGGCGACCTTGACGACCCCGGCTCGAGGATAGCGCAGCTTGTTGCCATCCATGAGACGACGGTGCGCAAGCCCGATTCGGGAGCGAAACCAAATGTCTTCTACATCGATGCGAGCGAGGAGATGCTCGACCCCACCGCCACCGCGCGCACCGGGACCGGGATGTGGAGCGAGCAGGTCGCCGGCGTCGGCCATTTCGCGAAATACGCCGAGCAGCGGCTCGAAGCTGCCGACAACAACTCGCTGCTAATCCAGCTCGCGCTGGAAAAGAAGGCGAGCGAGGCGCCGCCGCGCGACCGCGCCATCATCTGCGACGTCGCCGCCAAGCTGGCCGACGAATCCCCGCAGGCTAAACGCGCCTACGACGCGCCGTCGAAAGGCGTCCTTTGGGGCTGGGAAGTCTCCGCCTACATCTGGACCAAGGCGATTGCGTCAGGGACCTATCTGGTCGCGACGCTGCTCTGGCTCGGCGACTATCTCGAGATGGAAACACAGCTCTGGTGGCTGGTGGTGGGAACCGGGCTTGCATTCCTGGGCATCACCGGCGCGCTGCTCGTGCTCGACCTTGACCGGCCCGACCGCTTTCTTTACATCATGCTGCGGCCCAACTGGAGCTCGTGGCTCGTCAGGGGCGCCTACCTGCTGGCGAGCTTCGGTGGAATCCTGGCCGCCACCACCGCGGTGCTGTTCTTCGAACTTGACGAATCGCTCCTGCGCTGGCTCGCCTACGCCGGCATCCCGCTCTCCGCGCTCACCGCCGTCTACACGGCGTGGCTGTTCCAGCAGGCGAAGGGACGCTCGTGGTCGCGCGACGCCGCGCTGCCGGCGAAGTTCATGCTCGAGACTATTGTCATCGGCTCCGCCACGCTGCTGATACTTACCAGCCCCGCGCCGCTCTACATCCTGGCGGCACTGGCAGTACTGGCGGCAGCCCTGCTGCACGGCCGGAAAGTGGTGCAGGAGCCGCAACTGGAGAGCCTGATATGA
- a CDS encoding molybdopterin-dependent oxidoreductase — translation MKSEKTFIERMAEGIGIIPRIDREEAQGATRPLRHYPGPEEWDDHIELDANAWPERVEHRYSLVPTTCFNCESACGMLAWVDKETGRVRKFEGNPAHPASRGRNCAKGPATINQINDTERILHPLKRKGDRGAGEWERISWEQALDEISTKIRDSLNTGARERVVYHVGRPGHEGYAERVLKAWGVDGHNSHTTICSAGARCGYALWHKFDRPSPDHSSAKVILLVSSHLETGHYFNPHAQRIVEGMMNGAKLIVLDPRLSNTASMADHWLPVYPGSEPALFLAIARYILVEELYDRRFLEEWVNWPEWMAAAHPDDDATFEHFVTRLIEQYAEYTFEFAAAECQVPVEQVAEVAKVVASAGSRLSTHVWRAGAIGNLGGWQVARTLHFLNVLTGSVGTEGGTSPSAWTKFHPTFFDVPPPQEAWNELIWPPEYTLSHYEMSQILPHLIKDGRGSMDVYFTRVFNPVWTFPDGFSWIEMLSNAEAVGCHIALTPTWNETAFFADYVLPMGHASERHDINSYETHAGMWIAFRQPVLREFARRQGKPVRFTHEANPGEVWEEDEFWIELSWHIDHDGSLGIRKHFESPYRAGECITVDEYYRYIFEHVKGLPEAAAEEELSPLDYMRKHGAFLVEPAVYDKHETEVADGGVEIEGTQRLGFPTPSRKQEFYSQTMVDFGHPEHAIPDYRIRSHIHPERLNHEAGEYVLLPNFRLPTHIHSRSANSKWLAEIAHRNPVWLHPQDARELGVSDGDLLKIETEIGHFVDKVWVTESIKPGIVGCSHHIGRWRRQQDAGNRYMSARVDITNPEPGRWRMRTLAGIRPWKSKDADTRRVWWRDGGVHQNLTHAVQPDPISGAHCWLQKVKLTKPGLDDEYGDIEVDTDRSFAYFKEWNQWAKDTETHPDGLRRPLWMGRPLTPAKGQFWLNSREE, via the coding sequence ATGAAGTCCGAAAAGACGTTTATCGAGCGGATGGCCGAGGGAATTGGTATCATTCCCCGCATCGACCGCGAAGAGGCGCAAGGGGCGACGCGCCCCTTGCGCCACTACCCCGGCCCGGAAGAGTGGGACGACCATATCGAACTCGACGCCAACGCCTGGCCGGAGCGTGTCGAGCATCGCTACTCGCTAGTGCCAACCACCTGCTTCAACTGCGAATCAGCCTGCGGGATGCTCGCCTGGGTTGACAAGGAGACCGGCCGGGTGCGCAAGTTCGAGGGCAACCCGGCGCATCCCGCCAGCCGCGGCCGCAACTGCGCTAAGGGGCCGGCGACCATCAACCAGATTAACGATACCGAACGCATCCTGCACCCGCTGAAGCGCAAGGGCGACCGTGGCGCGGGAGAGTGGGAGCGCATCTCGTGGGAGCAGGCGCTGGACGAAATCTCGACGAAAATTCGCGACTCGCTCAACACCGGCGCACGCGAGCGGGTGGTCTACCACGTCGGCCGCCCCGGGCACGAAGGCTACGCCGAGCGGGTGCTGAAGGCATGGGGCGTCGATGGCCATAACTCGCACACCACCATCTGCTCGGCGGGAGCCCGCTGCGGCTACGCGCTGTGGCATAAGTTCGACCGGCCGAGCCCCGACCATTCCAGCGCGAAGGTCATCCTGCTCGTCAGCTCACATCTCGAGACCGGCCACTACTTCAATCCGCACGCACAGCGCATCGTCGAAGGCATGATGAACGGCGCCAAGCTCATCGTGCTCGACCCGCGGCTCTCGAACACCGCTTCGATGGCCGACCACTGGCTGCCGGTCTATCCCGGCTCCGAGCCGGCGCTGTTCCTCGCCATCGCTCGTTATATACTCGTCGAGGAGCTCTACGACCGTCGTTTCCTCGAGGAATGGGTCAACTGGCCGGAGTGGATGGCAGCCGCACACCCCGATGACGACGCGACGTTCGAGCACTTCGTCACGCGGCTGATTGAGCAATACGCGGAATACACCTTCGAGTTCGCCGCCGCGGAATGCCAGGTGCCGGTCGAGCAGGTCGCCGAAGTCGCAAAGGTGGTCGCCAGCGCCGGCAGCCGACTCTCGACCCATGTCTGGCGGGCGGGCGCCATCGGCAACCTCGGCGGCTGGCAGGTGGCACGCACGCTGCATTTCCTGAACGTGCTCACCGGCTCGGTCGGCACCGAAGGGGGGACCTCGCCCAGCGCCTGGACCAAGTTCCACCCCACCTTCTTCGACGTACCGCCGCCGCAGGAGGCGTGGAACGAACTCATCTGGCCGCCCGAATACACACTCTCCCACTACGAGATGAGCCAGATACTGCCGCACCTGATCAAGGACGGGCGCGGCAGCATGGACGTCTACTTCACGCGGGTCTTCAACCCGGTCTGGACATTCCCCGACGGCTTCTCCTGGATTGAGATGCTCTCGAATGCGGAGGCGGTCGGCTGTCACATCGCGCTCACCCCGACCTGGAACGAGACCGCCTTCTTCGCCGACTACGTGCTCCCAATGGGGCACGCCAGCGAGCGGCACGACATCAACTCCTACGAAACGCACGCCGGGATGTGGATAGCGTTCCGCCAGCCGGTACTGCGCGAGTTCGCCCGTCGGCAGGGGAAGCCGGTGCGCTTCACCCACGAGGCCAACCCGGGCGAAGTGTGGGAGGAGGACGAGTTCTGGATTGAGCTCTCCTGGCACATCGACCATGACGGCTCGCTCGGCATCCGCAAGCACTTCGAGTCGCCGTACCGGGCGGGCGAGTGTATCACCGTCGACGAATACTACCGCTACATCTTCGAGCACGTCAAGGGCTTGCCCGAGGCGGCCGCGGAAGAGGAGTTGTCGCCGCTGGACTACATGCGCAAGCATGGCGCCTTCCTGGTCGAGCCGGCGGTCTACGACAAGCACGAGACTGAAGTTGCCGACGGAGGCGTTGAAATCGAAGGCACTCAGCGGCTCGGCTTCCCGACGCCGAGCCGCAAGCAGGAGTTCTACTCGCAGACGATGGTAGACTTCGGCCATCCCGAGCACGCAATCCCCGACTATCGCATCCGCTCGCACATCCACCCCGAGCGTCTCAACCACGAGGCGGGCGAGTATGTGCTGCTGCCCAATTTCCGGCTGCCGACGCACATCCACTCGCGCTCGGCCAACTCGAAATGGCTGGCCGAGATTGCGCACCGCAACCCGGTCTGGCTCCATCCGCAGGACGCCCGCGAACTGGGCGTCAGCGACGGGGACCTGCTGAAAATCGAGACCGAAATTGGGCATTTCGTCGACAAGGTGTGGGTCACCGAATCCATCAAGCCCGGCATCGTCGGCTGCTCGCACCACATCGGGAGGTGGCGGCGGCAGCAGGACGCCGGCAACCGCTACATGTCGGCCAGGGTCGACATCACGAACCCGGAGCCGGGGCGCTGGCGCATGCGCACGCTCGCTGGTATCCGCCCGTGGAAATCGAAGGACGCCGACACCCGACGCGTGTGGTGGCGTGACGGTGGCGTCCACCAGAACCTGACGCACGCGGTGCAGCCCGACCCCATTTCTGGGGCGCACTGCTGGCTCCAGAAAGTTAAGCTCACGAAACCGGGCCTCGACGACGAATACGGTGATATCGAGGTCGATACCGACCGGTCATTCGCATACTTCAAGGAGTGGAACCAGTGGGCCAAGGATACCGAAACGCATCCCGACGGCTTGCGCAGGCCGCTCTGGATGGGGCGCCCGCTGACGCCCGCCAAAGGGCAGTTCTGGCTAAATAGCCGGGAGGAATGA
- a CDS encoding radical SAM protein, with translation MIELPIAAAAGKNCESDAGGTITHVRTSQAAALVMGAEKGQFYRGAKLHSINVLLDYEDGCHARCGYCGLAKSRESEDDWTDRSFIRVNWPLVSLDQVNESISSGSVPDIERVCVSMVLNRGAREDTIDAVRKLSESTSRISILLMPTVIDKEWLIRAKEAGADMVATALDAATRKVFNSVRGKDVQGPLDWDQYWEIVVDTIEVFGPRNAGIHLVAGLGETEQEMVATMQEAYDMGALTHLFSFNPEPGTALGEWPQPPIGSYRRIQLARYIINEHFGRGDAMAFDDKGNIVDFDLESELLKQLIDEGKAFMTSGCAGKTVDCACNRPFGNCTPYQAAQGRWRNFPIPPEESDIVHARRQLLDYDGKEDEEIDPFDDD, from the coding sequence ATGATTGAACTGCCGATAGCAGCCGCGGCCGGGAAGAATTGCGAAAGCGATGCGGGAGGGACGATAACGCATGTGCGCACGAGTCAGGCAGCAGCGCTGGTGATGGGGGCCGAGAAGGGGCAGTTCTACCGCGGGGCGAAACTGCACTCGATTAACGTCCTGCTCGACTATGAGGATGGCTGCCATGCGCGGTGCGGCTACTGCGGCCTGGCCAAGTCGCGCGAATCGGAGGATGACTGGACCGACCGCTCATTCATCCGGGTCAACTGGCCGCTGGTCTCTCTCGATCAGGTAAACGAGTCCATCAGCAGCGGCTCGGTGCCGGACATCGAACGCGTCTGCGTCTCGATGGTACTCAATCGCGGGGCGCGGGAGGATACGATTGACGCGGTCCGCAAGCTCTCGGAATCCACCTCACGCATCTCAATCCTGCTGATGCCAACGGTAATTGACAAGGAATGGCTAATCCGGGCGAAAGAGGCAGGGGCCGACATGGTCGCCACTGCGCTTGACGCGGCGACCCGTAAGGTGTTCAACTCCGTGCGCGGCAAGGACGTGCAGGGGCCGCTGGACTGGGATCAGTACTGGGAAATCGTCGTCGACACCATCGAGGTCTTCGGCCCGCGCAACGCCGGCATCCACCTTGTCGCAGGGCTGGGCGAGACCGAGCAGGAGATGGTGGCGACCATGCAGGAGGCGTACGACATGGGCGCGCTGACGCACCTTTTCTCGTTCAACCCCGAGCCTGGAACGGCCCTCGGCGAGTGGCCGCAGCCGCCAATCGGTTCCTACCGCCGCATACAGCTCGCGCGCTACATCATCAACGAGCATTTCGGCCGCGGCGACGCGATGGCCTTTGATGACAAGGGGAATATCGTGGACTTCGACCTCGAGTCGGAACTGCTCAAGCAGCTCATTGACGAGGGGAAGGCGTTCATGACATCGGGCTGTGCCGGGAAAACGGTCGATTGCGCCTGCAATCGACCGTTCGGGAACTGCACGCCCTACCAGGCGGCGCAGGGACGCTGGCGCAACTTCCCGATTCCACCCGAGGAATCCGATATCGTCCACGCGCGGCGGCAGCTGCTGGACTACGACGGAAAGGAGGATGAGGAAATTGATCCCTTTGACGATGACTGA